One stretch of Oceanivirga salmonicida DNA includes these proteins:
- a CDS encoding ABC transporter ATP-binding protein codes for MIKVNKLYKKYNFITANKDINFEISEGEFAVILGASGAGKSTLLNILGGIETATSGEVIVDGNDIVKYDNKSLTLYRRNVVGFIFQFYNLIPNLTALENVKLAADLVKDSLDPNKALELVGLVNRGDNYPYELSGGEQQRVSIARAIVKKPKILLCDEPTGALDYNTGKQVLKLLDEICKKTRTTVVLITHNQEIAKMADKIIEISDASIKKITINNEKIDIEKIEW; via the coding sequence TTGATTAAAGTAAATAAATTATATAAAAAATATAATTTTATAACTGCCAATAAAGATATAAATTTTGAAATCAGTGAAGGAGAATTTGCTGTAATTTTGGGTGCATCGGGTGCTGGTAAAAGCACCCTTTTGAATATATTAGGTGGAATTGAAACTGCAACATCAGGTGAAGTAATAGTTGATGGAAATGACATAGTGAAGTATGACAATAAAAGTTTAACACTTTACAGAAGAAATGTTGTAGGTTTTATATTTCAATTTTATAATTTAATTCCTAATTTAACAGCTCTTGAAAATGTTAAATTAGCAGCTGATTTAGTAAAAGATAGTTTAGATCCTAATAAAGCATTGGAATTGGTTGGTTTAGTAAATAGAGGTGATAATTATCCATATGAGTTATCTGGTGGTGAACAACAAAGAGTATCAATTGCAAGAGCAATAGTAAAAAAACCTAAAATATTACTATGTGATGAACCAACAGGAGCATTGGATTATAATACAGGTAAGCAAGTTTTAAAGTTATTAGATGAAATATGTAAAAAAACAAGAACAACAGTTGTTTTAATAACACATAACCAAGAAATTGCAAAAATGGCTGATAAAATTATAGAAATAAGTGATGCAAGCATAAAAAAAATAACCATAAATAATGAGAAAATTGATATAGAGAAAATAGAGTGGTAA
- a CDS encoding thymidine kinase, with the protein METYIGRLEVVTGSMFSGKSEELIRRLRRSNYAKQKILVFSPSIDNRYGENGIYSHNKNNFAAHSINSLDEMENILTQNPDVEVIGIDEIQFFPKGIVDFCKKCVDLGKRVIVAGLDQDFRALPFKPLPELMAIADEVTKLSAICTVCGKSAYASQRLIDGEPAFEDDPLVLIGNVEKYEARCRLHHIVRKRKEIQTLLEFVVGVNVSEMPKDKFQEYHIYNLDTNKNVCEIRNDIFNLRNKYTKLVIFINKSVSFKIEGNYTIIDFMKEFIKISRVNLLYKKDENIDNILMTTKYLLEKCDLKIVESIIVGG; encoded by the coding sequence GTGGAAACATATATAGGGCGTTTAGAAGTAGTAACAGGGAGTATGTTTTCTGGGAAAAGTGAAGAACTAATTAGAAGACTAAGAAGATCAAATTATGCAAAACAAAAAATATTAGTTTTTAGCCCCAGCATTGATAATAGATATGGTGAAAATGGAATTTATTCACATAATAAGAATAATTTTGCAGCTCATTCAATTAATAGTTTAGATGAAATGGAAAATATATTAACACAAAACCCCGATGTAGAAGTTATAGGGATAGATGAAATACAATTTTTTCCAAAAGGGATAGTAGATTTTTGTAAAAAATGTGTTGATTTAGGTAAAAGAGTAATAGTTGCTGGATTAGACCAAGATTTTAGAGCATTACCATTTAAACCTTTACCAGAACTTATGGCAATAGCAGATGAAGTTACTAAATTATCTGCAATTTGTACAGTGTGTGGTAAATCAGCATATGCTAGTCAAAGATTAATAGATGGGGAACCTGCTTTTGAAGATGATCCATTAGTTTTAATTGGAAATGTTGAAAAATATGAGGCTCGTTGTAGATTGCATCATATAGTTAGAAAAAGAAAAGAAATACAAACTTTATTAGAATTTGTAGTGGGTGTAAACGTAAGTGAAATGCCCAAAGATAAATTTCAAGAATATCATATTTATAATTTAGATACTAATAAAAATGTGTGTGAAATTAGAAATGATATATTTAATTTAAGAAATAAATATACTAAATTGGTAATATTTATAAATAAAAGTGTTTCGTTTAAAATTGAAGGAAATTATACTATAATCGATTTTATGAAAGAATTTATAAAAATATCTAGAGTAAATTTATTATATAAAAAAGATGAAAATATAGATAATATTTTAATGACAACGAAATATTTATTAGAAAAGTGTGATTTAAAAATAGTAGAGAGTATAATAGTAGGAGGTTAG
- a CDS encoding DJ-1/PfpI family protein, whose product MNKKIALLIYHEFSFQEIANLSALFRWYYDTLTVTFSTSKDIIKSEEGFLIVPNKTVDEFNIKEYDCLILPGCSDLRISLRDDKITDFLKTFNGNNDFIIGAICAGPVFLSKAGLLKDKNFINSLYFEMNTKFKFINEKNIVYKPIVVDGNIITAVGEAYKEFAIQVARKLGYYCSDDAYAGISNEYKKEDFIFYLENDGLKEFEDEFSDLF is encoded by the coding sequence ATCATGAATTTAGTTTTCAGGAAATAGCAAATTTATCTGCTTTATTTAGATGGTATTATGATACTTTAACTGTTACATTTTCTACAAGTAAAGATATTATTAAATCTGAGGAAGGCTTTCTTATAGTGCCTAATAAAACTGTTGATGAATTTAATATAAAAGAATATGATTGCCTTATATTACCAGGATGTAGTGATCTTAGAATTTCATTGAGAGATGATAAAATAACTGATTTTTTAAAAACTTTTAACGGAAATAATGATTTTATTATAGGAGCAATTTGTGCAGGACCAGTATTCTTATCAAAAGCAGGTCTTTTAAAAGATAAAAATTTTATTAATTCTTTGTATTTTGAAATGAATACGAAATTTAAATTTATTAATGAGAAAAATATTGTTTATAAACCTATTGTAGTAGATGGTAATATTATAACTGCTGTTGGTGAAGCATATAAAGAGTTTGCAATACAAGTCGCAAGAAAACTTGGATATTATTGTTCTGATGATGCATATGCAGGTATTTCTAATGAATATAAAAAAGAAGATTTTATTTTTTATTTAGAAAATGATGGATTAAAAGAATTTGAAGATGAATTTAGTGATTTATTTTAG